A window of Nicotiana tabacum cultivar K326 chromosome 24, ASM71507v2, whole genome shotgun sequence contains these coding sequences:
- the LOC107828104 gene encoding putative magnesium transporter NIPA6 yields the protein MTISDNSRGLILAISSSLFIGTSFILKKKGLKRAAAAGTRAGVGGYTYLLEPLWWAGMITMITGEVANFVAYIYAPAVLVTPLGVLSIIISAILAHFMLKERLQKLGVLGCISCIVGSVVIVIHAPQEHMPSSLQEIWILATQPAFLIYVAATLSMVLALILHFEPRYGQTNILVYLGICSLMGSFTIVSIKAIGIAIKLTLEGISQVACPQTWFFLTVAVICVITQLNYLNKALDTFNTAIVSPIYYVMFTTMTIIASAIMFKDWAGQNVSDIVSEICGFITVLSGTIMLHVTREQEPVTVPGTITWYDGERIKSMEDGHYILLHDSEYLDSYSALAKDSRS from the exons ATGACGATTTCGGACAATAGCAGAGGGTTAATTCTGGCAATATCATCAAGTTTGTTTATTGGAACAAGTTTTATATTGAAGAAGAAAGGTCTTAAGCGTGCTGCAGCAGCTGGAACTCGAGCAG GAGTTGGAGGCTATACTTATTTGCTTGAACCACTTTGGTGGGCAGGCATGATAACAA TGATCACTGGGGAGGTGGCAAATTTTGTTGCTTATATTTATGCTCCAGCAGTTCTGGTGACCCCTCTTGGTGTTTTGAGTATAATTATCAG TGCTATTTTGGCGCACTTTATGTTGAAAGAACGATTGCAAAAGTTAGGTGTACTAGGATGCATTTCATGCATTGTAGGCTCGGTGGTTATTGTTATCCATGCACCTCAGGAGCATATGCCATCGTCTTTACAAGAAATCTGGATTTTGGCAACTCAACCAG CATTTTTGATTTATGTAGCTGCAACATTATCGATGGTGCTAGCCTTGATTTTGCATTTTGAGCCTCGCTATGGGCAGACAAATATATTGGTTTATTTGGGAATCTGTTCCTTAATGGGTTCATTCACG ATTGTCAGCATAAAGGCTATTGGAATTGCAATAAAACTTACTTTGGAAGGAATTAGTCAAGTTGCCTGTCCTCAAACATGGTTTTTTCTTACTGTCGCAGTGATATGCGTCATCACACAGCTGAATTACCTTAACAAG GCACTGGATACATTCAACACCGCAATTGtttctccaatatattatgtaaTGTTCACCACCATGACCATCATAGCAAGTGCAATAATGTTCAAG GACTGGGCAGGGCAAAATGTCAGCGACATAGTGTCCGAGATATGTGGATTTATTACTGTGCTTTCAGGAACAATCATGCTCCATGTTACTAGAGAACAGGAACCAGTTACCGTGCCAG GAACCATAACATGGTATGACGGGGAACGTATAAAGTCAATGGAGGATGGGCATTACATTCTGTTGCATGATTCAGAATACTTAGACTCGTATAGTGCCTTAGCAAAGGATTCGAGAAGTTGA
- the LOC107828106 gene encoding dirigent protein 22-like: protein MGKKSLVLLLCFIVMAMPMVKGVDLEPKAVEKWFEKLPHAKQKVTKFHFYFHDILSGKNPTAIQIARSNTTAKSPTLFGGVAMMDDPLTVGPEPNSTIVGRAQGIYGSADQKEAALLMNLNFVFTTGKYNGSTLSVLGRNPVFNQYREMPIIGGSGVFRLAQGIATAKTVWFNLTSGDAVVEYNVIVRHYSH, encoded by the coding sequence ATGGGAAAAAAGAGCTTAGTTCTATTGCTTTGTTTTATTGTTATGGCCATGCCAATGGTTAAAGGGGTTGACTTAGAACCCAAGGCTGTTGAAAAATGGTTCGAAAAACTTCCCCATGCAAAGCAAAAGGTAACCAAATTTCATTTCTATTTCCACGATATACTTAGTGGGAAGAATCCAACTGCAATTCAAATAGCCCGATCCAATACAACTGCTAAATCTCCAACTTTATTTGGGGGTGTTGCAATGATGGACGACCCACTAACAGTTGGGCCAGAGCCCAACTCAACAATAGTGGGACGAGCCCAAGGAATATATGGGTCAGCTGATCAAAAGGaagctgcccttcttatgaaccTCAACTTTGTTTTCACAACTGGTAAGTACAATGGTAGTACACTTAGTGTTCTTGGCCGGAATCCTGTGTTTAATCAGTACCGTGAAATGCCGATCATCGGCGGTTCTGGTGTTTTCCGGCTAGCTCAGGGAATTGCCACTGCAAAGACCGTTTGGTTTAATTTAACCAGTGGGGATGCTGTTGTTGAGTATAATGTTATAGTCCGACATTATTCACATTAA